In the Deinococcus malanensis genome, one interval contains:
- a CDS encoding DNA-formamidopyrimidine glycosylase, translating into MPELPEVETTRRKIEPLLKGRVIRRVEHDSPHRYRDTHLAEGRRVRGLSRRGKYLMLQLVAADAADEDPHDLELIVHLGMTGGFRLEGGKHTRVTLSTDAGTLHFDDSRRFGKMAVVRPGEYAAMPTLAGMGPEPLSEEFREQEFVKAAAHCGAVKPWLLSQKPVSGVGNIYADESLWMARIHPAQTRLKADEARRLYQAIRDVMTAAVEAGGSTLSDGTYQQHDGVSGLFQFSHRAYARDGQPCERCGTSIEKIVLGQRGTHFCPECQKLRAAKV; encoded by the coding sequence ATGCCGGAACTGCCGGAAGTGGAAACCACCCGCCGCAAAATCGAGCCCCTCCTCAAAGGCCGCGTGATCCGGCGAGTCGAACATGATTCGCCGCACCGCTACCGCGACACGCACCTCGCCGAGGGCCGGCGTGTCCGGGGCCTGAGCAGGCGTGGCAAGTATCTGATGCTGCAGCTTGTGGCTGCCGACGCCGCCGACGAGGACCCGCACGACCTGGAACTGATCGTGCACCTGGGCATGACCGGGGGCTTCCGTCTGGAAGGGGGTAAACATACCCGGGTGACGCTCAGCACCGACGCTGGCACGCTCCACTTCGACGACTCCCGCCGCTTCGGCAAGATGGCCGTGGTGCGCCCCGGCGAGTACGCCGCGATGCCCACGCTGGCCGGTATGGGCCCCGAGCCCCTGTCCGAGGAGTTCCGTGAACAGGAGTTTGTAAAGGCCGCAGCCCATTGCGGCGCCGTGAAGCCCTGGCTGCTGTCGCAGAAGCCGGTCAGTGGGGTGGGCAACATCTATGCCGACGAGAGCCTGTGGATGGCCCGCATTCACCCGGCCCAGACCCGCCTGAAGGCCGACGAGGCGCGGCGGCTGTACCAGGCCATCCGCGATGTGATGACGGCAGCTGTCGAAGCCGGCGGCAGCACCCTGAGTGACGGCACCTACCAGCAGCACGACGGGGTCAGCGGCCTGTTCCAGTTCAGTCACCGTGCCTATGCCCGCGACGGCCAGCCATGCGAGCGCTGCGGCACCTCCATCGAGAAGATCGTCCTGGGACAGCGGGGCACCCATTTTTGCCCCGAGTGCCAGAAACTGCGGGCGGCGAAGGTCTGA